Proteins from one Triticum aestivum cultivar Chinese Spring chromosome 7A, IWGSC CS RefSeq v2.1, whole genome shotgun sequence genomic window:
- the LOC123152649 gene encoding uncharacterized protein: MRPISFEEVGGGNAIQKQSLQAIQVLWNEWEIHCLILASFSLQVFLFFASGMRRHSVSRILNSLIWLAYLSADSMAIFVLGHLAVHASGSHHLLIFWAPFLLLHMGGQDTITAFSMQDNNLWQRHLLGLVTQASVAGYVISISSWQDSRLLAATVLMFLSGFFKYIGRIFCLYTSSPKLLKDFTVANLDRYVNDIYYIPGTVQKESFEDILRRRVHDMMLSDIDLKLMPHSNSVHILLDTPLNDRATIECATIIPDLLNMLKYSADRSNAYIYVGIMLVRSYERVYTKAALHFAWINCFSITVSKYYEYKKLRIAFLHIMALLLLFPVISASITLELFMVAEKAQLYSHTDVTISYILLLGAIILEVASLSMSLLSYFASSEAPTSFPLAPIALSVANYVHPAGRHRKHWSKMLGQYNMFEYHMGGASTGIMSVVSWWIRQTFSVIPNNKYLKEFSRIPISKDLEEFVLDKLLEFGTGEEAGWNFASFRGQLALDRWTALRTIIDSTDLPTSVLIWHIATEICYLTEENNNGLRDPPKKTRVSRDLSNYIMYLVFTCGVMPTGSSKLVPLLAHKEIREAIGRYAAMATRDGAIRTVLRANIIRKQQSADTDDMGGSSSEPATQVQLLKNNIKAIRSPVVPRACTVADELNSMPRDGRWELIGDVWLEMLFYIAPRCGGAFHAHHLSTGGEFVTHVLQLMRLLGPFLPPPDA, translated from the exons ATGAGGCCAATAAGTTTTGAGGAAGTTGGAGGGGGCAATGCGATCCAAAAACAAAG TTTGCAGGCCATCCAAGTTCTCTGGAACGAATGGGAGATCCATTGTCTCATACTTGCGAGCTTTTCCCTACAAGTATTCCTCTTCTTTGCATCAGGCATGCGGAGGCATAGCGTGTCCCGCATACTCAATTCCCTTATATGGTTGGCCTACTTATCAGCCGACTCTATGGCCATTTTCGTTCTTGGACATCTCGCGGTCCATGCAAGTGGCTCACACCATCTTCTTATCTTCTGGGCGCCGTTCCTGCTCCTCCACATGGGAGGGCAGGACACTATCACCGCCTTCTCCATGCAAGATAACAACCTCTGGCAGCGCCACCTTCTAGGATTGGTCACCCAAGCATCGGTGGCCGGCTATGTCATCTCGATATCGTCTTGGCAAGATAGCCGACTCCTGGCCGCCACAGTGCTCATGTTCTTGTCTGGGTTTTTTAAGTACATCGGGCGTATCTTTTGTCTTTACACATCTAgtccaaagctcctcaaggattTTACCGTGGCTAATTTGGATAGATATGTCAACGATATATACTATATACCAGGCACTGTTCAAAAGGAATCATTTGAGGATATACTAAGGCGGAGAGTGCATGATATGATGCTCAGCGACATCGACTTGAAGCTAATGCCCCATAGCAATTCAGTACATATATTGTTGGATACTCCACTCAATGATAGGGCTACTATTGAGTGCGCGACTATCATACCAGACTTGCTCAATATGCTCAAGTATAGCGCAGACCGCTCCAATGCCTACATTTATGTTGGTATAATGCTTGTTCGTTCTTATGAACGTGTCTACACCAAGGCTGCGCTTCATTTTGCGTGGATTAACTGTTTCAGCATAACAGTGTCCAAATATTATGAGTACAAAAAGCTACGCATAGCATTTCTTCACATTATGGCATTGCTCTTGCTCTTCCCGGTTATCTCTGCCTCGATAACATTAGAGCTCTTCATGGTTGCCGAAAAGGCGCAACTCTACAGCCATACCGATGTCACGATCTCCTACATATTACTCCTAGGGGCCATAATCCTTGAGGTGGCATCTCTCTCGATGTCCCTTCTTTCCTACTTCGCATCGAGTGAAGCACCAACATCTTTTCCACTTGCACCTATAGCCTTGTCTGTGGCCAACTATGTTCACCCCGCAGGCCGACATAGAAAACACTGGTCCAAAATGCTTGGACAGTATAACATGTTCGAATACCACATGGGGGGAGCTTCCACAGGCATCATGTCAGTTGTATCATGGTGGATTAGACAGACATTTTCAGTAATTCCCAACAATAAATATCTCAAGGAGTTTTCAAGAATCCCCATAAGTAAAGATCTTGAGGAGTTTGTTCTGGACAAATTGTTAGAGTTTGGAACAGGGGAGGAAGCAGGCTGGAACTTTGCAAGCTTTCGTGGACAGCTAGCGCTTGATAGGTGGACCGCTTTGCGCACGATCATCGATAGCACCGACCTGCCAACAAGTGTGCTGATCTGGCACATTGCAACGGAGATATGCTACTTGACTGAAGAAAACAACAATGGTCTTCGCGATCCACCTAAGAAGACAAGGGTGAGCAGAGATCTATCAAACTATATCATGTACCTTGTCTTCACGTGTGGTGTGATGCCTACAGGAAGCTCCAAACTCGTACCTTTGCTCGCCCATAAGGAAATCAGGGAAGCTATTGGACGATATGCTGCTATGGCCACTAGGGATGGAGCTATTAGGACGGTGCTTCGAGCTAATATCATAAGAAAGCAACAATCAGCCGATACAGATGATATGGGCGGCAGCAGCAGCGAACCGGCAACTCAGGTGCAACTTCTTAAAAACAATATAAAGGCTATTCGTTCTCCGGTGGTGCCTCGTGCATGTACAGTGGCGGACGAGCTGAATAGCATGCCTAGAGATGGCCGCTGGGAGCTCATTGGAGATGTATGGCTGGAGATGCTTTTCTACATCGCGCCTCGCTGTGGGGGTGCTTTCCATGCTCATCATCTCAGTACTGGCGGGGAGTTCGTGACGCATGTCCTCCAACTCATGCGTTTACTAGGCCCTTTTCTACCACCGCCAGATGCTTAG